A portion of the Stigmatella aurantiaca DW4/3-1 genome contains these proteins:
- a CDS encoding serpin family protein, with the protein MTSSRRWLVPLFTAAMALAHCADAEKQEQEQEQEQEQPRTESPDGTNAPGEYVSSGKERVTSPNVPSQDIAALVTGNTDFGASLYRKIAKPGENLFFSPFSISQALSMVYTGARGNTEAEMAETLHFSLPQARLHPAANALNLKLQAQAEETVGGVGTPTFLRLVNATWSQQGFSFEPAFLDVLALHYGNGMRVVDFSTQASAIRDGINTWVKDQTEGRIQDLLPPDGVNRNTRLLLVNALYFKGAWASPFAPQATQNAPFYLLNGGTQQVQMMNRTGSVEYMQGEGFEAVGLPYQKNTYRMLLIVPQQGRFAEIESRLSAGFLSEIRGALVNRFVALGFPRFQVEKSFSLADSLQALGMTDAFSEWANFSGLTTQEALAIARVEHKAFVAVDEKGTEAAAATAVIVAPPSVPEPLTVNRPFLFLIEDKETKTVLFLGRFVKP; encoded by the coding sequence ATGACTTCATCCCGCAGATGGCTCGTCCCCCTGTTCACCGCCGCAATGGCCCTCGCGCACTGCGCGGATGCCGAGAAGCAGGAGCAGGAGCAAGAGCAGGAGCAGGAGCAGCCAAGGACAGAGTCTCCCGATGGGACAAACGCTCCTGGTGAGTATGTCTCTTCGGGCAAGGAGCGGGTGACCTCCCCCAATGTGCCTTCACAGGACATCGCCGCGCTTGTCACCGGGAACACCGACTTTGGCGCATCCCTGTACCGGAAGATCGCGAAGCCAGGGGAGAACCTCTTCTTCTCTCCGTTCAGCATCTCCCAGGCCTTGTCCATGGTGTACACGGGCGCCCGGGGCAACACCGAAGCCGAGATGGCCGAGACCCTGCACTTCTCGCTCCCCCAGGCGCGGCTTCACCCGGCCGCCAATGCGCTGAACCTGAAGCTCCAGGCGCAGGCGGAGGAAACGGTGGGAGGAGTGGGCACGCCGACCTTTCTGCGCCTGGTGAACGCCACCTGGAGCCAGCAAGGCTTCTCGTTCGAGCCCGCGTTCCTCGATGTGCTGGCGCTCCATTATGGCAATGGCATGCGCGTGGTGGACTTCTCCACCCAAGCCTCGGCCATCCGCGATGGCATCAACACGTGGGTCAAGGACCAGACGGAAGGCCGCATCCAGGATCTGCTCCCACCGGACGGGGTGAATCGCAACACGCGTCTGCTGCTGGTCAACGCGCTCTATTTCAAGGGCGCGTGGGCCTCTCCGTTCGCACCGCAGGCGACCCAGAACGCGCCCTTCTACTTGCTGAATGGCGGCACGCAGCAGGTTCAGATGATGAACCGCACGGGCAGCGTCGAGTACATGCAGGGAGAGGGTTTCGAGGCGGTGGGCCTGCCTTACCAGAAGAACACCTACCGCATGCTGCTCATCGTCCCCCAGCAGGGGCGGTTCGCCGAGATCGAGTCGCGGCTCTCCGCGGGCTTCCTGTCAGAAATCCGAGGCGCCCTGGTGAACCGCTTCGTGGCCCTCGGCTTCCCACGCTTCCAGGTGGAGAAGAGCTTCTCCCTGGCCGATAGCCTGCAGGCGCTGGGCATGACCGATGCGTTCTCGGAGTGGGCCAATTTCTCGGGGCTGACCACCCAGGAGGCTCTGGCCATCGCGCGTGTGGAGCACAAGGCCTTCGTGGCCGTGGATGAGAAGGGCACCGAGGCGGCGGCGGCCACGGCGGTCATCGTCGCGCCTCCGTCCGTGCCCGAGCCGCTCACCGTGAATCGGCCCTTCCTCTTCCTCATCGAGGATAAGGAGACGAAGACCGTGCTCTTCCTCGGGCGCTTCGTGAAGCCGTAA
- a CDS encoding response regulator has translation MSHIDFETLFNLSPNPYMVLDRELKYVAANEAYLRITASRREELIGRDVFAAFPHDPDDLENSSARQLRESFVRVLTQRTPDSLALISYRVPKEIGGRTVIEERYWSATHTPLLDAKGEVAHILQHTVDVTELQHLKQSVKTSEEALAARVPPEQMEAGVLYRARAVQEANRMLDAERRHLLRLFEQAPSFMAFLRGHQHVFEMANTAYLQLVGHRDIIGKSVREILPELEGQGYFELLDRVISTGEPFVGRAMELLLQRHPNAPLEQVCLDFMYQPITGPDGAISGIFVQGHDITEQKRAQDELRKYREHLEDLVRERTRALEESEAEQRKTEAALRQAQKMEAVGKLTGGVAHDFNNLLQVISGNLQLLHRDVPGNERAQRRVETAIGAVDRGARLASQLLAFARRQPLEPKVLNLGRLVRGMDELLRRALGENIQLETVIGGGLWNTLVDPNQLENVILNLAINARDAMEGEGKLTIEAGNAMLDDHYALQHPDVVPGQYVLLAVSDTGCGMSAEVLERAFEPFFTTKTEGRGTGLGLSMVYGFVKQTEGHIKIYSEVGHGTTIRIYLPRTFQAEVSLPEIVTGPVEGGSETILVVEDDAEVRATVVELLAELGYRVLKANDGQTALAVLQSGVPIDLVFTDVVMPGPVRSPELARQAKALFPHIQVLFTSGYTENAIVHGGRLDPGVSLLSKPYRREDLARKLRHMFRHPPLTAGGGSLPAAKGSRHVLLVEDDEAIRTSALELLDVLGHRVLAVASAEEARAALATDHFDILFTDVSLPGQSGVELAREAVHQYPRLQVIIASGYGVTLTPGEGALLGSAVLLPKPYDLAGIGRALAQLAGGAPPAER, from the coding sequence ATGTCCCACATTGATTTCGAGACGCTCTTCAACCTCTCCCCCAATCCGTACATGGTGCTGGATCGCGAGCTGAAGTACGTCGCGGCCAATGAGGCCTACCTGCGGATCACCGCGAGCCGGCGCGAGGAGCTCATCGGCCGCGACGTGTTCGCGGCCTTCCCCCATGATCCGGATGACCTCGAGAACAGCAGCGCGCGCCAGCTCCGGGAGTCGTTCGTCCGGGTTCTGACCCAGCGCACTCCAGACTCGCTGGCGTTGATTTCCTACCGGGTCCCCAAGGAGATCGGCGGAAGGACGGTCATCGAGGAGCGCTACTGGAGCGCGACCCACACCCCCTTGCTCGATGCGAAGGGCGAGGTGGCCCACATCCTCCAGCACACGGTGGACGTGACCGAGCTGCAGCACCTCAAGCAGTCCGTGAAGACCTCCGAGGAGGCGCTCGCGGCGAGGGTTCCCCCGGAGCAGATGGAGGCGGGGGTCCTCTATCGTGCGCGGGCCGTTCAAGAGGCCAACCGGATGCTGGACGCGGAGCGCCGCCACCTGCTGAGGCTGTTCGAGCAGGCCCCCAGCTTCATGGCCTTCCTGAGGGGACACCAGCATGTGTTCGAGATGGCGAACACCGCCTACTTACAGCTGGTGGGCCACCGGGACATCATCGGCAAGAGCGTCCGGGAGATCCTCCCCGAGCTCGAAGGACAGGGCTACTTCGAGCTGCTCGACCGGGTGATCTCCACGGGAGAGCCCTTCGTCGGCCGGGCCATGGAGCTGCTCTTGCAAAGGCATCCCAACGCTCCCCTGGAGCAGGTGTGCCTCGATTTCATGTACCAGCCGATCACGGGTCCTGATGGAGCGATCTCGGGGATTTTCGTCCAGGGCCACGACATCACCGAGCAGAAGCGTGCCCAGGATGAGCTGCGCAAGTACCGGGAGCACCTGGAGGATCTGGTCCGGGAACGCACCCGCGCGCTCGAGGAGAGCGAGGCGGAGCAGCGCAAGACCGAGGCCGCGTTGCGGCAGGCCCAGAAGATGGAGGCGGTCGGCAAGCTGACGGGCGGGGTGGCGCACGACTTCAACAACCTGCTTCAAGTCATCAGCGGCAACCTCCAGCTCCTGCACCGGGACGTGCCCGGGAATGAGCGGGCGCAGCGCCGCGTGGAGACCGCCATTGGCGCCGTTGACCGAGGGGCCCGGCTGGCCTCTCAACTGCTCGCCTTCGCCCGGCGGCAGCCGCTCGAACCCAAGGTCCTCAACCTGGGCCGGCTGGTGCGCGGCATGGACGAGCTGTTGCGGCGTGCGCTGGGCGAGAACATCCAGCTCGAGACGGTCATCGGCGGCGGGCTCTGGAACACCTTGGTGGATCCCAACCAGCTCGAGAACGTCATCCTGAACCTGGCGATCAACGCCCGGGATGCCATGGAAGGGGAGGGCAAGCTCACCATCGAGGCGGGCAACGCCATGCTGGATGACCACTACGCCCTGCAGCACCCGGACGTGGTGCCCGGCCAGTACGTGCTGTTGGCCGTCTCCGATACGGGCTGTGGCATGTCCGCCGAAGTCCTGGAGCGCGCCTTCGAGCCGTTCTTCACCACCAAGACCGAGGGGCGCGGGACGGGCCTCGGGCTGAGCATGGTGTATGGCTTCGTCAAGCAGACCGAGGGCCACATCAAGATCTACAGTGAGGTCGGCCACGGGACGACCATCCGGATCTACTTGCCTCGCACGTTCCAGGCCGAGGTGAGCCTGCCCGAGATCGTCACGGGCCCCGTTGAGGGGGGCTCCGAGACCATCCTGGTGGTCGAAGACGATGCCGAGGTGCGCGCCACCGTGGTGGAGCTCCTCGCGGAGCTGGGCTACCGCGTGCTCAAGGCCAATGACGGACAGACCGCGCTGGCGGTCCTCCAGAGTGGGGTGCCCATCGATCTGGTGTTCACCGATGTGGTCATGCCCGGCCCGGTCCGCAGCCCCGAGCTGGCCCGGCAGGCCAAAGCGCTCTTCCCGCACATCCAGGTCCTGTTCACCTCGGGCTACACGGAGAACGCCATCGTTCATGGAGGACGGCTCGACCCCGGCGTCAGCCTGCTGAGCAAGCCCTACCGGCGGGAGGATCTGGCCCGGAAGCTGCGCCACATGTTCCGCCATCCGCCCTTGACGGCGGGCGGAGGCTCCCTCCCCGCCGCGAAAGGGTCCCGGCATGTGCTCCTCGTGGAGGATGATGAGGCCATCCGGACGTCCGCGCTGGAGCTGCTGGATGTCCTCGGGCACCGGGTGCTGGCCGTGGCGAGCGCGGAGGAAGCCCGCGCGGCCCTCGCCACGGACCACTTCGACATCCTGTTCACGGACGTGAGCCTGCCGGGCCAGTCGGGCGTGGAGCTGGCGCGCGAGGCCGTGCACCAGTACCCCCGCTTGCAGGTCATCATCGCCTCGGGCTACGGCGTGACCTTGACCCCCGGGGAGGGGGCTCTGTTGGGGAGCGCCGTGCTGCTGCCGAAGCCCTATGATCTGGCCGGCATCGGCCGGGCCCTGGCGCAGCTCGCCGGAGGAGCGCCTCCGGCGGAGCGTTAG
- a CDS encoding SAM-dependent methyltransferase, producing MSTGGTFLYLLLLALLLGGMLSIVFFTLRTGISPMPTSAKVRRELLALIPPGLEGTVLELGSGWGTLAFALADACPRAQVVGFELSPLPYAFSWLRQRLAPRPNLRLVRQDFTNVSYEGASLAVCYLFPEAMRRLAPKLAEELPPGAFILSHTFALRGWTPSRTAVAADLYRTPIYLYAAPGNGQGPVGS from the coding sequence GTGAGCACGGGCGGCACCTTCCTCTATCTGCTGCTGCTGGCCCTCCTGCTGGGGGGCATGCTGTCCATTGTCTTCTTCACGCTGCGGACGGGCATCTCCCCCATGCCCACCTCGGCCAAGGTCCGGAGGGAACTGCTCGCACTCATCCCTCCGGGCCTAGAGGGGACGGTGTTGGAGCTGGGCTCCGGCTGGGGGACGCTGGCCTTTGCGTTGGCGGATGCATGCCCGAGGGCCCAGGTGGTGGGCTTCGAGCTGTCACCGCTCCCGTACGCGTTCAGCTGGCTGCGCCAGCGGCTGGCGCCTCGGCCCAACCTCCGGCTTGTGCGTCAGGACTTCACCAACGTCTCGTACGAGGGAGCTTCACTCGCCGTCTGTTACCTCTTTCCCGAGGCCATGCGGCGCCTGGCCCCCAAGCTGGCGGAGGAGCTTCCCCCAGGGGCTTTCATCCTCAGCCATACCTTCGCGCTGCGAGGGTGGACGCCGTCCCGCACCGCCGTGGCGGCGGATCTCTACCGCACGCCCATCTACCTCTATGCCGCCCCGGGGAACGGGCAGGGGCCTGTCGGATCTTGA